Proteins encoded by one window of Rutidosis leptorrhynchoides isolate AG116_Rl617_1_P2 chromosome 7, CSIRO_AGI_Rlap_v1, whole genome shotgun sequence:
- the LOC139860550 gene encoding AT-hook motif nuclear-localized protein 24-like — protein sequence MDQMTSAGHSLPPSFHTRIFNLHQFQQQNSEDEQSGTSGLNMGAGHKRERDENNNDDMGNDGGSDGKEGELSRRPRGRPSGSKNKPKPPIIITQDSANALRTHVMEVADGCDVMESIATFARRRQRGVCIMSGSGTVTNVTLRQPASAGAVVPLQGRFEILSLSGSFLPPPAPPAATGLTIYLAGGQGQVVGGGVVGALLAAGPVVIMAASFSNAAYERLPLQAEESSLPMQGGSLGSPGTITPPQQQQLMADPSLFQGMSQNLINSIQLPNDGYWADGGSGGAGGRSSF from the coding sequence ATGGATCAGATGACATCAGCTGGGCACTCTCTTCCACCTTCTTTTCATACAAGAATCTTTAATCTGCATCAATTTCAACAACAAAATTCTGAAGATGAACAAAGTGGGACAAGTGGTCTTAACATGGGAGCCGGTCATAAACGCGAACGCGACGAAAACAACAACGATGACATGGGAAACGACGGCGGTAGCGATGGTAAAGAAGGCGAACTTTCACGGCGACCAAGAGGACGACCTTCGGGTTctaaaaacaaaccaaaaccgccaATTATAATCACACAAGATAGCGCAAACGCTCTTAGAACACATGTTATGGAAGTTGCTGATGGTTGTGATGTAATGGAAAGTATTGCCACTTTTGCACGAAGGCGCCAGCGTGGCGTTTGTATTATGAGTGGTAGTGGGACCGTCACAAATGTTACTCTTCGACAACCGGCCTCAGCCGGTGCGGTTGTGCCATTGCAAGGTCGATTTGAGATCTTGTCATTATCTGGTTCTTTTTTGCCTCCGCCGGCTCCACCTGCTGCCACCGGCTTGACTATTTATCTAGCCGGTGGACAAGGGCAGGTGGTTGGTGGAGGTGTGGTTGGGGCACTATTAGCCGCCGGACCGGTGGTTATTATGGCGGCGTCTTTTAGTAACGCCGCCTATGAAAGGCTTCCGCTTCAAGCAGAAGAGAGTAGTTTACCAATGCAAGGTGGTTCATTAGGTTCTCCCGGAACTATTACTCcgccacaacaacaacaattaatgGCGGACCCTTCACTCTTTCAGGGCATGTCTCAAAACCTAATCAACTCGATTCAATTACCAAACGACGGTTACTGGGCTGATGGTGGCAGTGGTGGCGCCGGTGGCCGTTCATCGTTCTAA